In Cottoperca gobio chromosome 1, fCotGob3.1, whole genome shotgun sequence, a genomic segment contains:
- the slc25a4 gene encoding ADP/ATP translocase 1, with translation MSDAVVSFMKDFLAGGIAAAISKTAVAPIERVKLLLQVQHASKQITVDMQYKGIMDCVVRIPKEQGFISFWRGNMANVIRYFPTQALNFAFKDKYKKVFLGGVDQKTQFWRYFAGNLASGGAAGATSLCFVYPLDFARTRLAADIGKGSAEREFTGLGNCLSKTFKSDGLKGLYLGFNVSVQGIIIYRAAYFGCFDTAKGMLPDPKNTHIFVTWMIAQTVTAAAGIVSYPFDTVRRRMMMQSGRKGADIMYTGTIDCWKKIVKDEGGKAFFKGAWSNVIRGMGGAFVLVLYDEIKKYT, from the exons ATGTCGGACGCGGTGGTTAGTTTTATGAAGGACTTTTTGGCTGGTGGAATTGCCGCAGCCATCTCCAAAACAGCTGTTGCTCCTATTGAGAGAGTCAAGTTGTTGCTGCAG GTCCAGCATGCCAGCAAACAGATCACCGTCGATATGCAGTACAAGGGAATCATGGACTGTGTGGTAAGGATCCCAAAGGAACAGGGCTTTATTTCGTTCTGGAGAGGCAATATGGCCAACGTCATCCGTTACTTCCCCACCCAAGCCCTCAACTTTGCCTTCAAAGACAAGTACAAGAAGGTCTTCCTCGGTGGTGTGGatcaaaaaacacaattctgGCGTTACTTCGCTGGTAATCTCGCATCTGGCGGCGCCGCTGGTGCGACTTCGCTCTGCTTCGTCTACCCTCTCGACTTCGCCAGAACAAGACTCGCTGCCGACATCGGCAAGGGCTCAGCTGAGAGAGAGTTTACCGGTCTTGGAAACTGCCTCTCCAAGACCTTCAAATCCGATGGCCTCAAGGGTCTTTACCTCGGATTCAACGTGTCAGTGCAGGGCATTATCATCTACAGAGCGGCCTACTTCGGATGCTTCGACACAGCTAAAG GTATGCTGCCAGATCCCAAGAACACGCACATCTTCGTCACCTGGATGATCGCCCAGACTGTCACCGCTGCAGCTGGTATCGTGTCATACCCCTTCGACACCGTCAGACGTCGTATGATGATGCAGTCTGGACGCAAGGGAG CTGACATCATGTACACGGGCACAATCGACTGCTGGAAGAAGATCGTGAAGGACGAGGGAGGAAAAGCCTTCTTCAAGGGAGCCTGGTCCAACGTGATCAGAGGCATGGGTGGTGCATTTGTGTTGGTGCTGTACGACGAGATCAAGAAGTACACATAA